The following proteins come from a genomic window of Pseudomonas syringae:
- a CDS encoding tannase/feruloyl esterase family alpha/beta hydrolase has protein sequence MKPTLPRYTHILILLASSVLFQVPAQARTSASAASGNIAQLAVVKPVKACAALSDLELSDIGGQGSRVVSASESTRAGIAVCVVEGRLAPEIGFRLELPTGSWAQRYLQVGCGGLCGNINTTVRAAERCRPLNTGAFAVAATDMGHQASDTTFGDDPQKRIDFAHRAVHLTALASKKLISAFYGQQAEYAYFSGCSDGGREALIEAQRYPDDFDGIIAGAPALNFQVQKTLYHGWMTRSNTGPDGKPILLAAKLPLLLHKAVLAKCDVLDGQIDGLIADPRICNFDPAVLQCKTAADTSNCLSEPEVAAVKRFYEGPKDPASGERLTLGGPQPGSELAWAGVFVPVAADQPAYSEKAASEAIRNVVFEKNPAADFDLRTLNIDKSTFDKLRPLHALYDATNPDLSSFANRGGKLILWHGWSDPNISPLNTLAYHEAVEAQMGKARAESFERLYMLPGVYHCGGGEGPSLVDLLTPVMAWVEKGQAPDVIVARQAMPDKAGNRQIPAQQSAAAFLIKDDVANRGRTRKVFPYPYIAEYDHKGYSKRASSYQRAEPLTTEKAPQWMGSAFFRPYTPIER, from the coding sequence ATGAAACCCACGCTACCCCGATACACCCATATCCTGATATTGCTGGCCAGCTCAGTCCTCTTTCAGGTTCCGGCTCAGGCCAGAACTTCGGCTTCAGCGGCCAGCGGCAACATCGCCCAACTCGCAGTGGTAAAGCCAGTGAAGGCCTGTGCTGCGTTAAGCGATCTGGAGCTCAGCGACATTGGCGGGCAGGGTAGTCGCGTAGTGTCAGCCAGCGAATCCACACGCGCCGGTATTGCAGTCTGTGTGGTGGAGGGACGGCTGGCACCGGAGATCGGTTTCAGGCTCGAACTGCCGACCGGCAGCTGGGCGCAACGTTACCTGCAAGTCGGATGTGGCGGGCTGTGCGGGAACATCAACACGACAGTGCGCGCCGCCGAGCGCTGCAGGCCGCTGAACACTGGCGCGTTCGCCGTGGCAGCCACCGACATGGGGCATCAGGCATCTGACACCACCTTTGGCGATGACCCGCAAAAGCGGATCGACTTCGCCCATCGCGCTGTTCATCTCACGGCGCTGGCGTCGAAGAAGCTGATCAGCGCCTTTTACGGGCAGCAAGCCGAATATGCCTATTTCAGCGGCTGTTCCGATGGCGGCCGCGAAGCCTTGATCGAAGCCCAGCGCTACCCTGATGATTTCGACGGCATCATTGCCGGTGCCCCGGCGCTCAACTTTCAGGTGCAGAAAACGCTGTATCACGGCTGGATGACCCGCTCCAACACCGGGCCGGATGGCAAACCGATCCTGCTGGCCGCAAAGCTGCCGCTGCTGCTGCACAAGGCGGTGCTGGCCAAGTGCGACGTGCTGGACGGGCAGATTGATGGCCTGATCGCGGACCCGCGTATCTGCAACTTCGATCCTGCTGTGCTGCAGTGCAAGACTGCGGCGGACACCAGCAATTGCCTCAGCGAGCCCGAAGTCGCTGCGGTCAAACGCTTTTACGAAGGCCCGAAAGATCCCGCCAGTGGCGAGCGGTTGACCCTTGGCGGCCCGCAGCCCGGTTCGGAACTGGCCTGGGCGGGCGTGTTCGTGCCGGTGGCTGCTGATCAGCCTGCCTACAGCGAAAAAGCTGCGTCAGAGGCAATTCGCAACGTGGTATTCGAGAAAAACCCCGCAGCGGATTTCGACCTTCGCACGCTGAACATCGATAAAAGCACGTTCGATAAACTGCGCCCGTTGCACGCGTTGTATGACGCTACCAACCCCGATCTCTCCTCATTTGCCAACCGTGGCGGCAAGCTGATCCTCTGGCACGGCTGGTCCGACCCGAACATCTCGCCGCTCAACACGCTGGCCTACCACGAAGCAGTCGAAGCGCAGATGGGCAAGGCGCGCGCTGAGTCTTTCGAACGCCTGTACATGCTGCCTGGCGTCTACCATTGCGGCGGCGGGGAAGGGCCGAGCCTGGTTGACCTGCTGACACCGGTAATGGCCTGGGTCGAAAAAGGCCAGGCACCCGACGTCATCGTCGCCAGACAGGCGATGCCCGACAAGGCGGGCAACAGGCAGATCCCGGCACAGCAATCGGCGGCTGCGTTCCTGATCAAGGATGACGTCGCCAACCGAGGCCGCACCCGCAAGGTATTCCCGTATCCGTACATCGCCGAGTATGACCACAAGGGCTATTCGAAACGCGCCAGCAGCTATCAACGCGCAGAGCCGCTGACCACCGAAAAAGCGCCACAATGGATGGGGTCAGCGTTCTTTCGACCATACACACCTATCGAGCGCTAG
- a CDS encoding efflux transporter outer membrane subunit: MRLFWPSLAVTALLTGCVNLAPDYQRPEAPVSGQWLPATAAKSVASGGVPTDIEWQHFFTDQRLVRLQTLALTNNRDLRLAALNVEKAQAQYRIERAASLPSIDASGSATRTHSPASTSMTGRSSTSNEYSAQLGLSSYELDVFGRIKNLQDEALEDYLALTETRRSTQISLIAEIATGWLTLAADNQLLKLAQDTLTSQQQSYDLTQRSHALGGSSGLEVAQAQTTVESARGDVAQYRSQVLQDRNALRLLVGSDVPDALLPDAEMQTVAQLVQVPAELPSSLLQRRPDVLSAEHSLKSANIDIGAARAAFFPSITLTASAGSSSTSLSGLFKSGTGAWSFAPSISVPIFDGGSNRATLDSAKIENQIQIQTYQQTIQTAFKEVADALAVRSTLDERVAAQQAYTDASRKSYELADALYRGGSQSYLEALESQRSLYSAEQDLISLRLTEQSNRVTLYKVMGGGWNR, encoded by the coding sequence ATGCGTCTTTTCTGGCCGTCGCTGGCTGTCACGGCGCTGCTGACCGGCTGCGTTAACCTGGCCCCTGACTATCAGCGCCCCGAAGCACCGGTTTCTGGCCAGTGGCTACCGGCTACGGCGGCCAAATCTGTCGCGTCGGGCGGTGTGCCGACGGATATCGAGTGGCAGCACTTTTTCACCGACCAGCGTCTGGTACGCCTGCAGACCCTGGCGTTGACCAATAACCGCGACCTGCGGCTAGCGGCCCTCAACGTTGAAAAAGCCCAGGCCCAGTACCGTATCGAGCGCGCGGCAAGCCTGCCGAGCATCGATGCCAGCGGCAGCGCAACGCGTACTCATTCGCCAGCCTCGACGTCCATGACCGGGCGCTCGTCAACCAGTAACGAGTACAGCGCGCAGCTTGGCCTGAGTAGCTATGAGCTGGATGTGTTCGGGCGTATTAAGAACCTTCAGGACGAAGCGCTGGAAGACTACCTGGCGTTGACCGAAACACGACGCAGCACACAGATCAGCCTGATCGCCGAGATCGCGACCGGCTGGCTGACCCTGGCTGCTGACAACCAGCTGCTGAAACTGGCGCAAGACACGCTGACCAGCCAGCAGCAGAGCTACGACCTGACCCAACGCAGCCATGCGCTGGGCGGTTCTTCCGGGCTGGAAGTGGCCCAGGCGCAAACCACGGTCGAATCGGCTCGCGGTGACGTGGCGCAGTACCGCAGCCAGGTGCTTCAGGACCGCAATGCCTTGCGCCTGCTGGTGGGCAGTGACGTCCCGGATGCGCTTTTGCCGGATGCTGAAATGCAGACTGTGGCGCAACTGGTACAGGTGCCTGCCGAGCTGCCTTCCAGCCTGTTGCAACGGCGTCCCGATGTATTGAGCGCCGAACACAGCCTGAAGTCGGCGAACATCGACATTGGTGCGGCGCGCGCTGCGTTCTTCCCCAGCATTACCCTCACGGCCAGTGCGGGCTCCAGCAGCACCAGCCTGTCCGGGCTGTTCAAGTCCGGCACCGGGGCCTGGAGCTTTGCGCCAAGCATCAGCGTGCCGATTTTCGACGGCGGGTCCAATCGGGCCACGCTGGACTCGGCCAAAATCGAAAACCAGATCCAGATCCAGACCTATCAGCAGACGATCCAGACCGCCTTCAAGGAAGTCGCCGATGCGCTGGCAGTGCGCAGCACGCTGGATGAGCGGGTCGCGGCACAGCAGGCCTACACCGATGCCAGTCGCAAGAGCTACGAATTGGCGGATGCGCTGTATCGCGGCGGTTCGCAGAGTTACCTCGAAGCGCTGGAATCTCAGCGCTCCCTGTACAGCGCCGAACAGGATTTGATCTCTCTGCGCCTGACCGAGCAGAGCAATCGGGTAACCCTCTACAAGGTCATGGGCGGCGGCTGGAATCGTTGA
- a CDS encoding efflux RND transporter permease subunit gives MARFFIDRPIFAWVIAICIMLGGGLSISQLPLEQYPDIAPPTIKISATYTGASAKTVEDSVTQVIEQQMKGLDRLTYMSASSSSSGSASISLTFAAGTDPDVAQMQVQNKLQQAESRLPQSVQSEGLTVTKGSSDFLMLVALSSDNESVNGTQIGDYISSTLLDQLSRVDGVGDVQTLGSGYAMRIWLDPAKMQKYALMPSDISSALEAQNTEVSAGQLGALPAVNGQQLNATISARSKLQTAEQFENVVVKSSSDGAVVLLGDVSRIELGSESYDISSALNGRPAAAMGIQLASGANALSVGEAIKAKLKELEPFYPSQMQLKTEIAYDTTPFVSLSIKEVVKSLGEAIVLVVLIMFLFLQNLRATLIPAITVPVVLLGTFGVLALFGYSINTLTMFAMVLAIGLLVDDAIVVVENVERVMGEEQLSPLEATRKSMQEITSALIGIALVLSAVFIPMAFFSGSTGIIYRQFSVTIVSAMLLSVLVAMTLTPALCATMLKQSDSQQHARRGGFFGWFNRTFDRSADRYQRGVGGVIKHRGRSLLVYVLVLAAMAVGYVSLPTSFLPDEDQGALMAQIQLPVGATDSRTQAVMRQFEAYMLKQPEVDALISISGLGVGGNSQNTARAFIKLKDWSERTGQGQGAAQIAQRATLAMASIGDASIFVMQPPAVRGLGQSSGFDVQLKDLGGLGHDALVEARGQFLELARKDPSMLGVRSNGLDDTPQLKVTIDDRKAGALSLSTSDINSTLSTALGGSYVNDFLNQGRVKKVYVQGEAASRMQSADLDHWFVRNSNDEMVPFSSFASSSWSYGSPLLERYNGNSSLELVGDPAPGVSSGTAMNAVEAIIKQLPEGIGYEWTGQSYQLRLSGSQAPMLYAISVLFVFLCLAALYESWSVPFSVMLVVPLGVVGAVLATKASGLSNDVYFQVGLLTTVGLAAKNAILIVEFAKHLQEQGKSLHEATLMAARQRLRPILMTSLAFMFGVMPLAFSTGAGSAGRQAIGTGVLGGMFSATLLGLFLVPLFFVEVRRRFNRASGSAAAAQPTFTGEA, from the coding sequence ATGGCACGTTTCTTCATTGATCGGCCCATTTTTGCCTGGGTCATCGCCATCTGCATCATGCTCGGCGGGGGACTGTCCATCAGCCAGTTGCCGCTTGAGCAATACCCCGATATCGCGCCCCCTACCATCAAGATCTCCGCCACCTACACCGGCGCTTCAGCCAAGACCGTCGAGGATTCCGTTACTCAGGTGATCGAGCAGCAGATGAAAGGCCTGGACCGGCTGACCTACATGTCCGCGTCGAGCAGTTCTTCGGGCAGTGCGAGCATCAGCCTGACCTTTGCCGCAGGCACTGACCCCGATGTGGCGCAGATGCAGGTGCAGAACAAATTGCAGCAGGCCGAATCGCGGCTGCCACAAAGCGTGCAGAGCGAAGGTCTGACCGTTACCAAGGGCAGTTCCGACTTCTTGATGCTGGTCGCCCTGTCGTCTGATAACGAGAGTGTCAACGGTACGCAGATTGGTGATTACATCTCCAGCACGTTGCTCGACCAGCTCAGCCGTGTGGATGGCGTCGGTGATGTGCAGACCCTCGGTTCGGGTTATGCCATGCGCATCTGGCTCGACCCGGCGAAAATGCAAAAATACGCGCTGATGCCGTCCGACATAAGCTCGGCGCTCGAAGCCCAGAACACCGAAGTGTCGGCAGGCCAGTTGGGCGCTTTGCCTGCGGTCAATGGTCAGCAACTGAATGCCACGATCAGCGCACGCAGCAAGTTGCAGACCGCAGAGCAGTTCGAAAACGTCGTCGTCAAATCCTCCAGTGACGGCGCTGTGGTGCTGTTGGGCGACGTGTCCAGGATTGAACTGGGCAGCGAGAGCTATGACATCAGCTCGGCGCTCAACGGCAGGCCCGCCGCGGCAATGGGCATCCAGCTGGCCTCGGGGGCCAACGCGCTGAGCGTCGGCGAAGCGATCAAGGCCAAGCTCAAGGAACTGGAACCGTTCTACCCCTCGCAAATGCAGTTGAAGACTGAAATTGCCTACGACACCACGCCGTTCGTGAGCCTCTCGATCAAGGAAGTGGTGAAGTCGCTGGGCGAAGCGATTGTGCTGGTGGTGCTGATCATGTTTCTGTTTTTGCAGAACCTGCGCGCCACGCTGATCCCGGCGATTACCGTGCCGGTAGTCTTGCTCGGCACCTTCGGTGTATTGGCGTTGTTCGGCTATTCAATCAATACCCTGACCATGTTTGCGATGGTGCTGGCCATCGGGTTGCTGGTCGACGATGCCATCGTGGTGGTGGAAAACGTCGAGCGAGTGATGGGCGAAGAGCAACTGAGCCCGCTTGAGGCCACTCGCAAATCCATGCAGGAAATTACCAGCGCGCTGATCGGTATCGCTCTGGTGCTGAGCGCTGTGTTCATCCCGATGGCTTTTTTCAGCGGCTCTACCGGGATCATCTACCGGCAGTTCTCGGTGACCATCGTCTCGGCCATGCTGCTGTCAGTACTGGTCGCGATGACGCTGACCCCTGCGTTGTGCGCAACGATGCTGAAGCAATCCGATTCGCAACAGCATGCCCGGCGGGGCGGCTTCTTCGGCTGGTTCAACCGTACGTTCGACCGCAGCGCCGACCGCTATCAGCGCGGCGTAGGCGGTGTCATCAAGCATCGCGGTCGCAGTTTGCTGGTGTACGTGCTGGTGCTCGCCGCGATGGCGGTGGGCTACGTGAGCCTGCCGACGTCGTTTTTGCCGGATGAGGATCAGGGCGCGCTGATGGCGCAGATCCAGTTGCCGGTGGGGGCGACGGACAGCCGCACTCAGGCCGTGATGAGGCAGTTCGAGGCGTACATGCTCAAGCAGCCGGAAGTCGATGCGTTGATCAGTATCTCCGGCCTCGGGGTCGGTGGTAACAGCCAGAACACAGCCAGAGCATTCATCAAACTCAAGGACTGGAGCGAGCGAACCGGTCAAGGGCAGGGCGCTGCACAGATCGCCCAGCGCGCGACACTGGCCATGGCCAGCATCGGTGACGCCAGTATCTTCGTCATGCAGCCTCCCGCGGTAAGGGGCCTGGGACAGAGTTCGGGGTTCGATGTGCAACTCAAGGACCTGGGTGGTCTAGGGCACGATGCGCTGGTCGAGGCTCGGGGGCAGTTTCTCGAACTGGCGAGGAAGGACCCGAGCATGCTCGGTGTGCGCAGCAACGGCCTGGACGACACGCCGCAGTTGAAGGTAACGATCGATGACCGCAAGGCGGGTGCACTCAGCCTCTCGACCAGCGACATTAATTCGACGCTGTCCACGGCATTGGGCGGCAGCTACGTGAACGATTTTCTTAATCAGGGGCGTGTGAAGAAAGTCTATGTGCAGGGTGAGGCCGCTTCGCGCATGCAATCGGCGGATCTTGACCACTGGTTCGTGCGCAACAGCAATGACGAAATGGTGCCGTTCTCATCGTTCGCCAGCAGCAGCTGGAGCTACGGCTCGCCCTTGCTGGAGCGCTACAACGGTAACTCATCCCTCGAACTGGTCGGCGACCCTGCGCCCGGCGTCAGTTCCGGGACCGCGATGAATGCCGTTGAAGCGATTATCAAGCAACTGCCTGAAGGCATTGGTTACGAATGGACCGGGCAGTCTTACCAACTGAGATTGTCTGGCTCTCAAGCGCCGATGCTCTATGCCATTTCAGTGCTGTTCGTGTTCCTGTGCCTGGCCGCGCTGTACGAAAGCTGGTCGGTGCCGTTCTCGGTCATGCTCGTCGTGCCTCTCGGCGTGGTGGGTGCGGTATTGGCGACCAAGGCCAGCGGCTTGAGCAACGACGTGTACTTCCAGGTCGGGTTGCTGACCACCGTCGGCCTTGCGGCGAAAAACGCGATTCTGATCGTCGAGTTCGCCAAGCATTTGCAGGAGCAGGGCAAGAGTCTGCACGAAGCCACCCTGATGGCGGCACGGCAGCGCTTGCGTCCGATTCTGATGACCTCGCTGGCGTTCATGTTCGGCGTAATGCCCTTGGCGTTCAGTACCGGCGCAGGCTCCGCAGGGCGTCAGGCTATCGGTACAGGCGTATTGGGCGGCATGTTCAGCGCCACGCTGCTGGGGCTTTTCCTGGTGCCGCTGTTCTTCGTGGAAGTCCGCCGGCGTTTCAATCGGGCGTCAGGCAGTGCTGCCGCCGCTCAACCCACTTTTACAGGTGAAGCATGA